The genomic DNA TGCCTCCCTACCTCCATCCTCCACCTCTGGCTCCTGCCCCAGCCTAGACTCAGAGGGGAGGTAGAAGTGCCCATTTTGCGATGGAGGGAAGTAAGATGACCCCAGGCTTGCTCCGTTCCCCTGCACCGCCTCCCcatcctcgtcttcctcttcatcctcgtcttcttcctctGGCTCTTGTGTTGGGGCCTGGGCCAAGGCGAGGGCCAGGGGGGAGTAGTACTCACCGGGGCCAGCAGGAGCCCCGTTGCTGGGAGTGCCTCCGTTTCCGTGGTTAAAGTGCAGGTGTGTGGGCAGGTCCCTGAGCTCTGgcgtgctgcagctgctgctccagTGCGCCCCTCTCTGGAAGTACTCCAGGTACTCCCGGGCCCGCACCCGGTTCCCCTGCTCCCTGCCTCCTCTGCCCTTCCCctcctcgtcttcatcttcatctcttcGCTCACTGCCCGCCTAGTGAAACATGACGGGGAACAAAgagagtgagtgaaggagaaaTTTAAGGTCAGTcaatttttcacaaaaaaagagaaagaggggagacaaagagagataGAAGTACAGCAGCAGTAGAAAAGAGAAAActacattaaaaaaagtcaaattccATAAAGTACCGCAGATCTGGTGAATTCTGACTGGGAAGCCCTGAATCTACAACTGAAAAAGGCTATCAGCAAGGGCAGATCACTTTATGGGTATCCTGGATGTGCACCCAGGGGCTCAGCATGCCAGTGAGCACATGCATGTGCAATTAGGAAATAAAAACTAACTGCCGAATCACATTGCTAACTGGTGGGGGTATTAACGACAATAAAGCAGCACAGAAccccttttttgtgtttgatatgtttatgtgtcttctgAATGTCTTTTAAAAGTTTACGTGTTGAAGTCTTTATGAGttgtgaagagaaaaaaacatgcatttatCAAATATTGCAATCTCACAGGCTAGGACCCTCAGAAATCAAACACCCAGGAGCCAGTGAAGCTCGTTGACATGCCCAGCATGATGTGATCATCCCAGTGAAGTGTAGCTGTGATTATCACATGATGTAGAGCATTATGTATTCAGACACAGCATATCACAGCTATGTTTGATCGTGTTGAAGTGTAGCTGTGATATGCTGGGTCTGTAGTCTGGGAAAGAGCATGCTGTCCTTCCACACATGCTATTGGCTCAGGATGAGTAAGTGTTGAACTAACCCCACGGCTGTGGGCGTGCGTTTGGCATAGTGAGAGAGACTGATAAAGGCCATGATGTAAGTCTGACTATGCAGACTATTTAATGAGGGGAATGGTATCATTACCATACACTTCGTCCCCTGTGAGAACTAGATtttgaattagttttttttttttttctacaacacATCAACTCAGCATGaactgtactgtatgttagaTGTGCTTTGATTGAATGTCCATTCAACACTTACAGCGGGTTGCGTATGGTGTCACTAACTCATTAAGGCAGAGCAGATCAAATTTCATCTCAAAGCTTAAATTTCTAGTTCTATAATGGTCTTGTACCGGCGGGGAGAGCACTTTGGTGTCCAGCAGGTGTGTACAGACGTCCTGGACAGGTGGGATTTCCAGGAGGCGTGCAGCGGCCAGGATGTCAGCCACGCTGCTGTGACTGACTGTCAATGTGGCTGTGTAGGCAAAGTCCAGCAGTGCTCCCAGAGCCTCTGCCGCCACAAAGTCGATGTTGTAGATGTTCTGTTGGTCGGCGGCGGCCCCTGATGTGAAGAGCTTGTGGAAGTAGGAGCTGCAGGACGCCAGGACAGAGCGGTGAGCTGGGAACTCCCGCTCCTGGGTAACCAGGAGCACGTCGCACAGCAGGCCGCTGAGCCGCTGCTTGTTCAGGCTGCCGAGGATGTCTGCGCTGTGCTCAGGGAAAGGGATCCCCACGGGGccttcctctgcctctcctgcccctcctctcccccctccaccactGCTGCTTGCTGTCCCCCTGAGCCGccttcctcccctcccaccGGCTCCTGACGACATCTTCCACCAGCCTGCCGCCGAGCCGCCTAGCACAGCCCCCACCCGTGTATCCGTCCTGCCGTCTGTCCGTCTGCCTGTCTGAGGATAGGAGAGTTGGATAGCAGGATGGGATggaggagaaagacagagaggaataTAATAGATTAGTTCATGACATTCTTTATGTGGATAAAGGGAGAGGGgtattgattaattgattcacCACAGTAAGAAATACACACCATAATGCTTcagaacacaacctggaacacaCTAAATATTCCTGGAGGTCACGGTTTTACAATTTGTAAATTTCAAACCTATGtatatctatttatctataaaTATATCGCAATCCAGCCTTAAAGCCCACAGCCAACCACCAATTAACCACCAAGAGTATGATGTGAGTTAAATGTGTGCCATGTCGATTTCTCCCATTTCCATCAACCTTTTCTAATgcaataattaaaaatgcaaaaagtgATAGTGAACGACTATAACAAGCTGAAAACAGTTTTATAACAGTATACAGTGGAGAGGTGGTTGATAAGTTATGATAACTGGCAACTGTGTTTGTAATATTTTTCTCTAATCCATACACTATATTCTTCTGACCTTCATTACAATAAACCGTGTGACTTTTTCAGTCTCTGTCAATCTAAAGTGATTCACTCTTACAAGTCATCTTTATTCATTAACATCTTGGCATTGCAAGAACTTCCCTGCTGATTTTTCGCACCAAACACATTGATGGTTTCATGTAAATCCTTGCTTTTATACCAAGGAAATCCATATCAAAACCCTTCAGCATTCCGTTTCTCATCTATCAAAAAAATTAGTTAGTAATTTGTGCTCTATGAGTGCCAGACCTGAAACTAAACTTTACAGTTAATGCTTTACATTAAAGGAGCTCCAAAACAGCCATTTCAAACATGTTGAGCCTTGAGAGTGTCCCAGCAATATAGTGTTTTAAGGTATTCTGTGGCATAAACATTTATAATACTGTGTACATTTGCTTATCTAGGGTATTGAATTCTACCTTTTAAGTGTtatcaaagaaataaatatttcaagTTTATATCTAGTTTCATGTCTGTCAATTTTGAGAAATTGAAATAAAACCTTCGTTTGTTGCAGGTGATCTCAACTGATCATataagaataataagaagaataataagaatTATAATTATTCTTATTATGCAACACTGTGTTACTTTTCTTATATGGCTACTGTACTACAACCCTTGTCTCAAGTAACCTCGAAGAAACCAAAGAGTGACACCAAAGTAATGTGCAGCACTGTTTTTAAACGAAACCTCCTGGCACAACAGGTGTATTTACAGGTTTACCACAAGCATAAAACTGTACAACAGCGGTGTGACATGGTACAATAAATTTGTTTCTGATAGCACTGAATAAACAGGGGTGCTCAAtcattttgaatgtattttccCTGCAAAAAGACCATGAGTGTGGGAAATGGCTTAGTTAGGATGTTTATGTACCATTTAATGTACGTGTGTGCAGGTGGCTGGGTGCCTGGATCCTTGTATACATGCTTACATCTATGggtatgtgtatgtgcatgcacTCGTGCAAGAAACTAAGTAAGAGGTCATGGAGGACAGATAGGCAGAGGGCAGTGGGGATCAGAGTGCATGCTGGGAGCTGGGCTGTGCAGCTTGTGCACTCGGTGTCAGCCGAGAGCTGGggaggagagcgagggaggtggaggaaagggggggagggaggcGGGGGGTGCTGCCAGAGTAGACCCTGTGGAAAAACtccacaggaggaggaagaggacacgCAACAAGCTGCGAGGGAACAGTATTAAAAAGGGAGGTTGTCAATCCGGTCTGAGCTGGTTACCCCACCCTGtactgtgtgccaagtttcaggAAAGGCTGTCCCCTCGCTCACGTGTGGGGGGGAGATTAAAATGATCGACTGAAGCCTGCGCAGTGGGAGAGGGGTTTCAGCAGAACAAGCCATCCTCGATTTCTCTattaacacactcacacaagcgAACACTGTAACATCACAGAGACATCAATAACGCacgaaacacacacgcacataaacacacatatagggcatccacccccccaccccctcctccccctcttctccaTCTGCCAGGGAGACCCAGCAGGGGGTGAGatcggagggggggggggggttagagGATGCATTGAGTTTGTTGCTTGCTACAAGAGCGAGGCATTCAAATGACATTCCTTTAGATCAGCCTTCCTGGTATGTTTATTCGCTACACCCCACTACCAAACCTGCCTAACCTGGCTGCCTCTCCTCATTTCCACCTGCATTCACCTTTTAATTTCTCTGCTCTGAATGTGCAGTTCTCTTTTCTTCTACCCTTTACAAAGCAACGCCTATGAGACTCCACACCTTGAGATCTGGCAAATTGTCTGCCTGCCTACAGGTCAGGATTAGgtaaagccttaaaaaaaaaacggaggaGAGCACACATTTGTTCAAATAAAGTACAGACTCTGATGGGTCCTAAATGGGTCATTCAAGTAAAAATGTGTccattcaaataaaataaaaagtgcagGTTTGCTTGATTACTAGTAAAATATCTAAtggtttcactgtgttttttttttcttactgtacTTACACCATTTTGATAAGCAGCTGGCCACAAAGCCTCTGCAAACACTGACAATTTCTTTTACAAAGCTCTGTTGAAACTGTCAGACATTACACGAGTGAGTTTCATTATCCAATTGCTCATCTGAATATGTGAGTGAGAGGAGggcaaagacaaagagagatggcacaggaaggagggagggagggaggaagagagagtagagtgagatggagatggagatggaagAAATAGCAAGAGAAAGGGCGACCACATGGCTACCGGTCACGTCCTTCACAGGTGGAAATAGATCTCTGTGAGCCCATCCAGACCCAAGCCAACCTGCTTTTCTCCAACACACAGCACCTGCACTAGGCCTGGCTTTGCTGCAAGCTTGTGTAGCACGTTATCCCCCATACATACACAGCTGACCCTGGGTCACGGCTTTGTGGGgtaaagacgctgagctgagaggagataaaacacacacacacacacacacacacacacacacacgtaagcACAAGCTCGATTCATTGCCAACTAAGCATGGAGGGACTGCTCTGCATGCAGCGCCCACCTGTCCCCAGATAACCTGGAAAGAGCACtaagagagaggaaacacagtgCAACAAACCTGATCCTGACACCTCCTCATGGCTTGAAACATTCCTTATCACTAATTCATGCTTGTGGGTGACAAGGCCTGCAGCCCAGCACAAAGCAGCGCAGCAACTGTCCGTGTCCCTGGTGTTCCACTTCCAGGGAAGGGCCGCTCTTCACTGCCCTGTTCGTGAGCAACCCAGGCCTACTTTGCAAGTCAAACAACCGCTTTAACACAGGTCCCACCCATCCCGTCCCCACCctcttcacctccacctcatCCATAAAGTCCCTCTGC from Sparus aurata chromosome 11, fSpaAur1.1, whole genome shotgun sequence includes the following:
- the zbtb7a gene encoding zinc finger and BTB domain-containing protein 7A isoform X2, giving the protein MSSGAGGRGGRRLRGTASSSGGGGRGGAGEAEEGPVGIPFPEHSADILGSLNKQRLSGLLCDVLLVTQEREFPAHRSVLASCSSYFHKLFTSGAAADQQNIYNIDFVAAEALGALLDFAYTATLTVSHSSVADILAAARLLEIPPVQDVCTHLLDTKVLSPPAGSERRDEDEDEEGKGRGGREQGNRVRAREYLEYFQRGAHWSSSCSTPELRDLPTHLHFNHGNGGTPSNGAPAGPGEYYSPLALALAQAPTQEPEEEDEDEEEDEDGEAVQGNGASLGSSYFPPSQNGHFYLPSESRLGQEPEVEDGGREALTRDGGSASALLQQMMDSIERQKERARTGEEQGDGDDPDMEFYLNYFNSSQHEDTASAAVTQGVPPLWLSRGRTGQERVGGGGERGIGERGSGGGVGGGGGERKMRSKAFQKCPICSKVIQGAGKLPRHIRTHTGEKPYECAICKVRFTRQDKLKVHMRKHTGEKPYLCTQCGAAFAHNYDLKNHMRVHTGLRPYQCSSCFKTFVRSDHLHRHLKKDGCNGIPSRRGRKPRVREPGLLDAPLGMLSPGSDTGPGPRTIRGRRRSEASSAAEVDGAAGAHAHSPQLQELAGETEP
- the zbtb7a gene encoding zinc finger and BTB domain-containing protein 7A isoform X1 is translated as MDDGVNKNYFLVLLTGRRTDGRTDTRVGAVLGGSAAGWWKMSSGAGGRGGRRLRGTASSSGGGGRGGAGEAEEGPVGIPFPEHSADILGSLNKQRLSGLLCDVLLVTQEREFPAHRSVLASCSSYFHKLFTSGAAADQQNIYNIDFVAAEALGALLDFAYTATLTVSHSSVADILAAARLLEIPPVQDVCTHLLDTKVLSPPAGSERRDEDEDEEGKGRGGREQGNRVRAREYLEYFQRGAHWSSSCSTPELRDLPTHLHFNHGNGGTPSNGAPAGPGEYYSPLALALAQAPTQEPEEEDEDEEEDEDGEAVQGNGASLGSSYFPPSQNGHFYLPSESRLGQEPEVEDGGREALTRDGGSASALLQQMMDSIERQKERARTGEEQGDGDDPDMEFYLNYFNSSQHEDTASAAVTQGVPPLWLSRGRTGQERVGGGGERGIGERGSGGGVGGGGGERKMRSKAFQKCPICSKVIQGAGKLPRHIRTHTGEKPYECAICKVRFTRQDKLKVHMRKHTGEKPYLCTQCGAAFAHNYDLKNHMRVHTGLRPYQCSSCFKTFVRSDHLHRHLKKDGCNGIPSRRGRKPRVREPGLLDAPLGMLSPGSDTGPGPRTIRGRRRSEASSAAEVDGAAGAHAHSPQLQELAGETEP